One segment of Cervus canadensis isolate Bull #8, Minnesota chromosome 32, ASM1932006v1, whole genome shotgun sequence DNA contains the following:
- the DCTPP1 gene encoding dCTP pyrophosphatase 1 — MSASEETRGGARGESITAPGSFSFSSEPTLEDIRRLHAEFAAERDWEQFHQPRNLLLALVGEVGELAELFQWKPDEEPGPQAWSPRERAALQEELSDVLIYLVALAARCRVDLPQAVLSKMDINRRRYPAHLSRGSACKYTDLPHGATSENQAMGPTDPASESTGQVST, encoded by the exons ATGTCCGCGAGTGAAGAGACGCGTGGAGGTGCCAGAGGAGAGAGCATTACTGCTCCCGGCTCCTTCAGCTTCAGCTCGGAACCAACGCTCGAGGACAT CCGCCGTCTCCATGCTGAGTTCGCTGCTGAACGAGACTGGGAGCAATTCCATCAGCCTCGGAACCTCCTCCTGGCCTTggtgggggaagtgggggagCTGGCAGAGCTCTT TCAGTGGAAGCCCGATGAGGAGCCTGGGCCCCAAGCCTGGTCCCCCAGGGAACGAGCAGCCCTTCAAGAGGAGCTCAGTGATGTCCTCATCTACCTGGTAGCATTGGCAGCCCGCTGCCGTGTAGACCTGCCCCAAGCAGTGCTCTCCAAGATGGATATCAACCGGCGACGCTACCCAGCGCATCTATCCCGTGGCTCTGCCTGCAAGTATACAGACTTGCCCCACGGGGCCACCTCTGAAAACCAGGCCATGGGGCCTACAGACCCTGCCTCTGAGTCCACAGGTCAGGTCTCAACCTAG